Proteins from a genomic interval of Garra rufa chromosome 4, GarRuf1.0, whole genome shotgun sequence:
- the LOC141332766 gene encoding antigen WC1.1-like, whose protein sequence is MRGLKLIFLLILITAVCHASVAQKDGVNVRLVDGDSPCAGRVEVHHRGQWGTVCDVGWDLVDATVVCRELDCGEPVDALSDAHFGQGLGPIWMSFVVCTGSESTLKNCGSAGWGKSSCDHSKDAGVICSEVRLVGDSRCSGRLEIFHDQTWMSVCDAAFDQQDAEVVCRELDCGAPVQVLGTAAFGKGDTQMWTQEIQCRGNESQIHLCPTSPSYENNCSHEYSVGLMCADSVNVRLVDGHSRCAGRVEVFHRGQWGTVCDEDWDMADAAVVCRELNCGEPVDSVGDAHFGQGSGPIWMSYVLCTGSESTLKNCGSTGWDKSNCDHDDDAGVICSGKLLKVRLVGGSRCSGRLEILHDQSWMSVCDAAFDQQDSEVVCRELDCGAPVQVLGAAAFGKGDNQMWTQEIQCRGNESQIHYCPTSPTHKHSCSHEYSVELVCADSVNVRLAGGNSRCAGRVEILHRGQWGTVCDDYWDMANAAVVCRELDCGEPVDALGGAHFGSGSGQIWMSYVVCTGSEPSLKSCGSTGWSESNCDHFDDAGVICSV, encoded by the exons ATGAGGGGCCTGAAGCTGATATTTCTTCTAATACTCATCACCGCTG tCTGTCATGCATCTGTTGCACAAAAAGACGGTGTGAATGTGAGGTTAGTCGATGGCGACAGTCCTTGTGCTGGTAGAGTGGAGGTTCATCATAGAGGTcagtggggaacagtgtgtgatgtTGGTTGGGATTTGGTTGATGCTAcagtggtgtgtagagagctggactgtggagAACCTGTAGATGCTCTGAGTGATGCTCATTTTGGACAAGGATTAGGACCGATCTGGATGAGTTTTGTTGTGTGCACTGGATCAGAGTCTACACTGAAGAACTGTGGGTCAGCAGGTTGGGGTAAAAGCAGCTGTGATCATTCTAAAGATGCTGGAGTCATCTGCTCAG AAGTCAGGCTGGTTGGAGATTCTCGCTGCTCTGGGAGGTTAGAGATATTTCATGATCAGACGTGGATGTCAGTGTGTGACGCTGCCTTTGACCAGCAggatgcagaggttgtgtgtagagagctggactgtggggctcctgtaCAGGTGCTGGGAACAGCTGCTTTTGGCAAAGGAGACACTCAGATGTGGACACAAGAGATTCAGTGCAGAGGAAATGAATCTCAGATTCACCTCTGTCCAACATCACCATCATATGAAAATAACTGTTCTCATGAATACAGCGTTGGACTGATGTGTGCAG ATAGTGTGAATGTGAGGTTGGTTGATGGTCACAGTCGCTGTGCTGGTAGAGTAGAGGTTTTTCATAGAGGTcagtggggaacagtgtgtgatgaGGACTGGGATATGGCTGATGCTGCAGTGGTGTGTCGAGAACTAAACTGTGGAGAACCCGTTGATTCTGTGGGTGATGCACATTTTGGACAAGGATCAGGACCGATCTGGATGAGTTATGTCTTATGTACTGGATCAGAGTCCACATTAAAGAACTGTGGCTCGACAGGATGGGATAAAAGCAATTGTGATCATGATGATGATGCTGGAGTCATTTGCTCAGGTAAACTGCTCA aaGTCAGGCTGGTTGGAGGTTCTCGCTGCTCTGGGAGGTTAGAGATACTTCATGATCAGTCATGGATGTCAGTGTGTGACGCTGCCTTTGACCAGCAGGATTcagaggttgtgtgtagagagctggactgtggggctcctgtaCAGGTGCTGGGAGCAGCTGCTTTTGGCAAAGGAGACAATCAGATGTGGACACAAGAGATTCAGTGTAGAGGAAATGAGTCTCAGATTCACTACTGTCCAACATCaccaacacacaaacacagctgTTCTCATGAATACAGTGTTGAACTAGTGTGTGCAG ACAGTGTAAATGTGAGGCTGGCAGGTGGTAACAGTCGCTGTGCTGGTAGAGTGGAGATTCTCCATAGAGGTcagtggggaacagtgtgtgatgacTACTGGGACATGGCAAAtgctgcagtggtgtgtagagagctggactgtggagAACCTGTAGATGCTCTGGGTGGTGCTCACTTTGGATCAGGATCAGGACAAATCTGGATGAGTTACGTTGTGTGCACTGGATCGGAGCCCTCACTGAAGAGCTGTGGCTCAACAGGATGGAGTGAAAGCAACTGTGATCATTTTGATGATGCTGGAGTCATCTGCTCAG TTTAA